One window of Magallana gigas chromosome 2, xbMagGiga1.1, whole genome shotgun sequence genomic DNA carries:
- the LOC105340884 gene encoding rRNA 2'-O-methyltransferase fibrillarin isoform X3 encodes MTRPDFSPRGRGGGRGRGGDRGGRGGFGDRGGRGGFGGRGGGRGGGFGGRGGGFGRGRGGDRGGRGRGGGRGGFRGGRSVVVEPHRHEGVFIARGKEDALVTLNMVPGETVYGEKKIVVEEGEKKTEYRAWNPFRSKLAAAILGGVDKIYMKPGSKVLYLGAASGTTVSHVSDIVGSDGLVYAVEFSHRSGRDLINVAKKRTNIIPIIEDARHPHKYRMLVGMVDTIFADVAQPDQARIVAINAHHFLKNNGHIVISIKANCVDSTAEPEAVFAGEINKLKGEKIKPQEQLTLEPYERDHAVVVGVYRPPPKK; translated from the exons ATGACAAGACCAG atttttcaCCTAGAGGCCGAGGAGGTGGTCGTGGTAGAGGAGGGGACAGAGGTGGCCGTGGAGGTTTTGGGGACAGAGGTGGCCGTGGAGGTTTTGGGGGTAGAGGTGGGGGTAGGGGTGGAGGATTCGGTGGTCGAGGAGGTGGATTTGGAAGAGGGAGAGGAGGTGATCGCGGTGGGAGAGGAAGAGGAGGAG GAAGAGGTGGTTTCAGAGGTGGAAGAAGTGTTGTTGTTGAGCCCCACAGACATGAAG GTGTATTCATCGCCAGAGGTAAAGAAGATGCTCTGGTGACTTTGAATATGGTGCCTGGAGAAACAGTGTACGGGGAGAAGAAGATTGTAGTAGAG GAAGGAGAGAAGAAGACTGAGTACAGAGCATGGAACCCGTTCAGATCCAAGTTAGCTGCAGCAATTCTTGGAGGTGTTGACAAAATCTACATGAAACCTGGTTCAAAAGTCCTATACCTGGGGGCAGCCTCGGGAACTACAGTTAGTCATGTCTCAGACATAGTAGGATCA GACGGTTTGGTGTATGCTGTTGAATTTTCACACAGAAGTGGTAGAGATCTGATCAATGTAGCAAAGAAAAGGACCAACATTATCCCAATTATAGAGGATGCCAGACATCCACACAAATACAGAATGCTTGTTG GTATGGTGGACACAATATTTGCTGATGTTGCGCAGCCTGATCAAGCCAGAATTGTAGCCATCAATGCTCATCACTTCCTCAAAAATAATGGTCACATTGTAATATCCATAAAG GCCAATTGTGTGGACTCGACCGCCGAGCCAGAGGCAGTGTTTGCCGGTGAAATCAACAAATTAAAGGGGGAGAAGATTAAGCCCCAGGAACAGCTGACGTTAGAGCCTTACGAAAGAGACCACGCAGTAGTGGTGGGAGTCTACAG GCCACCTCCAAAGAAATGA
- the LOC105340884 gene encoding rRNA 2'-O-methyltransferase fibrillarin isoform X1 produces MTRPDFSPRGRGGGRGRGGDRGGRGGFGDRGGRGGFGGRGGGRGGGFGGRGGGFGRGRGGDRGGRGRGGGRGGGGRGGFRGGRSVVVEPHRHEGVFIARGKEDALVTLNMVPGETVYGEKKIVVEEGEKKTEYRAWNPFRSKLAAAILGGVDKIYMKPGSKVLYLGAASGTTVSHVSDIVGSDGLVYAVEFSHRSGRDLINVAKKRTNIIPIIEDARHPHKYRMLVGMVDTIFADVAQPDQARIVAINAHHFLKNNGHIVISIKANCVDSTAEPEAVFAGEINKLKGEKIKPQEQLTLEPYERDHAVVVGVYRPPPKK; encoded by the exons ATGACAAGACCAG atttttcaCCTAGAGGCCGAGGAGGTGGTCGTGGTAGAGGAGGGGACAGAGGTGGCCGTGGAGGTTTTGGGGACAGAGGTGGCCGTGGAGGTTTTGGGGGTAGAGGTGGGGGTAGGGGTGGAGGATTCGGTGGTCGAGGAGGTGGATTTGGAAGAGGGAGAGGAGGTGATCGCGGTGGGAGAGGAAGAGGAGGAG GAAGAGGAGGTGGTG GAAGAGGTGGTTTCAGAGGTGGAAGAAGTGTTGTTGTTGAGCCCCACAGACATGAAG GTGTATTCATCGCCAGAGGTAAAGAAGATGCTCTGGTGACTTTGAATATGGTGCCTGGAGAAACAGTGTACGGGGAGAAGAAGATTGTAGTAGAG GAAGGAGAGAAGAAGACTGAGTACAGAGCATGGAACCCGTTCAGATCCAAGTTAGCTGCAGCAATTCTTGGAGGTGTTGACAAAATCTACATGAAACCTGGTTCAAAAGTCCTATACCTGGGGGCAGCCTCGGGAACTACAGTTAGTCATGTCTCAGACATAGTAGGATCA GACGGTTTGGTGTATGCTGTTGAATTTTCACACAGAAGTGGTAGAGATCTGATCAATGTAGCAAAGAAAAGGACCAACATTATCCCAATTATAGAGGATGCCAGACATCCACACAAATACAGAATGCTTGTTG GTATGGTGGACACAATATTTGCTGATGTTGCGCAGCCTGATCAAGCCAGAATTGTAGCCATCAATGCTCATCACTTCCTCAAAAATAATGGTCACATTGTAATATCCATAAAG GCCAATTGTGTGGACTCGACCGCCGAGCCAGAGGCAGTGTTTGCCGGTGAAATCAACAAATTAAAGGGGGAGAAGATTAAGCCCCAGGAACAGCTGACGTTAGAGCCTTACGAAAGAGACCACGCAGTAGTGGTGGGAGTCTACAG GCCACCTCCAAAGAAATGA
- the LOC105340884 gene encoding rRNA 2'-O-methyltransferase fibrillarin isoform X2, with protein sequence MTRPDFSPRGRGGGRGRGGDRGGRGGFGDRGGRGGFGGRGGGRGGGFGGRGGGFGRGRGGDRGGRGRGGGRGGGRGGFRGGRSVVVEPHRHEGVFIARGKEDALVTLNMVPGETVYGEKKIVVEEGEKKTEYRAWNPFRSKLAAAILGGVDKIYMKPGSKVLYLGAASGTTVSHVSDIVGSDGLVYAVEFSHRSGRDLINVAKKRTNIIPIIEDARHPHKYRMLVGMVDTIFADVAQPDQARIVAINAHHFLKNNGHIVISIKANCVDSTAEPEAVFAGEINKLKGEKIKPQEQLTLEPYERDHAVVVGVYRPPPKK encoded by the exons ATGACAAGACCAG atttttcaCCTAGAGGCCGAGGAGGTGGTCGTGGTAGAGGAGGGGACAGAGGTGGCCGTGGAGGTTTTGGGGACAGAGGTGGCCGTGGAGGTTTTGGGGGTAGAGGTGGGGGTAGGGGTGGAGGATTCGGTGGTCGAGGAGGTGGATTTGGAAGAGGGAGAGGAGGTGATCGCGGTGGGAGAGGAAGAGGAGGAG GAAGAGGAGGTG GAAGAGGTGGTTTCAGAGGTGGAAGAAGTGTTGTTGTTGAGCCCCACAGACATGAAG GTGTATTCATCGCCAGAGGTAAAGAAGATGCTCTGGTGACTTTGAATATGGTGCCTGGAGAAACAGTGTACGGGGAGAAGAAGATTGTAGTAGAG GAAGGAGAGAAGAAGACTGAGTACAGAGCATGGAACCCGTTCAGATCCAAGTTAGCTGCAGCAATTCTTGGAGGTGTTGACAAAATCTACATGAAACCTGGTTCAAAAGTCCTATACCTGGGGGCAGCCTCGGGAACTACAGTTAGTCATGTCTCAGACATAGTAGGATCA GACGGTTTGGTGTATGCTGTTGAATTTTCACACAGAAGTGGTAGAGATCTGATCAATGTAGCAAAGAAAAGGACCAACATTATCCCAATTATAGAGGATGCCAGACATCCACACAAATACAGAATGCTTGTTG GTATGGTGGACACAATATTTGCTGATGTTGCGCAGCCTGATCAAGCCAGAATTGTAGCCATCAATGCTCATCACTTCCTCAAAAATAATGGTCACATTGTAATATCCATAAAG GCCAATTGTGTGGACTCGACCGCCGAGCCAGAGGCAGTGTTTGCCGGTGAAATCAACAAATTAAAGGGGGAGAAGATTAAGCCCCAGGAACAGCTGACGTTAGAGCCTTACGAAAGAGACCACGCAGTAGTGGTGGGAGTCTACAG GCCACCTCCAAAGAAATGA